Proteins from a genomic interval of Candidatus Borkfalkia ceftriaxoniphila:
- a CDS encoding BMC domain-containing protein encodes MAKAVGILEVFGLVAGFVAADAGCKAADVAIENFDKNKPGNADALPVPLIVSIKFRGDVAAVEAAVEAGAAAAERVSGVVSRHIIPNPEGDTEKMLKINALDKN; translated from the coding sequence ATGGCAAAAGCTGTCGGAATACTCGAAGTTTTCGGTTTGGTCGCGGGATTCGTCGCGGCGGACGCGGGCTGCAAAGCGGCTGACGTCGCGATCGAAAATTTCGATAAAAACAAACCCGGTAACGCGGACGCGCTTCCCGTGCCCCTCATCGTTTCCATCAAATTCCGTGGCGACGTTGCGGCGGTGGAAGCGGCGGTAGAGGCGGGAGCCGCTGCCGCGGAGCGCGTGTCGGGCGTAGTCAGCAGACATATTATTCCAAATCCCGAAGGGGATACCGAGAAGATGTTGAAGATCAACGCTCTCGATAAAAACTGA
- a CDS encoding glycyl-radical enzyme activating protein, whose translation MAEKYLDTKGRIFDIQRFSIHDGKGIRTIVFLKGCVLRCKWCCNPESQEYRIQTMTVQGKPKVIGQDVTVREVLETVEKDRTYYRRSGGGLTLSGGESLCQPDFCEALLHGAKDLGLTTAMESMACAEYSVIERILPYLDTYLMDIKHTDPQKHREFTGKSNELMLENAKKVAASGMTELIIRVPVIPTFNATVGEISSIAEFAAKLPGVKRLHLLPYHRLGQDKYEGLGREYELKHILPPANETMQELLRAAQRVSGLDCQIGG comes from the coding sequence ATGGCTGAAAAATACTTGGACACGAAGGGACGGATCTTCGACATACAGAGATTTTCCATTCACGACGGAAAGGGGATACGCACCATCGTATTTTTAAAGGGATGCGTGCTCCGATGTAAATGGTGCTGTAATCCCGAATCGCAGGAATATCGGATCCAGACGATGACCGTACAGGGCAAGCCCAAGGTCATAGGGCAGGACGTGACCGTGCGCGAAGTGCTGGAAACGGTGGAAAAAGACCGCACGTACTACCGCCGCAGCGGCGGGGGGCTCACCTTATCCGGCGGCGAGAGCCTGTGCCAGCCCGATTTTTGCGAAGCGCTTTTGCACGGGGCGAAAGATCTGGGGCTGACGACCGCGATGGAGAGCATGGCGTGCGCAGAATATTCCGTCATCGAACGTATTCTCCCGTATCTCGACACCTATTTAATGGATATCAAACATACGGACCCGCAAAAGCATCGCGAATTCACGGGTAAGAGCAACGAACTGATGCTGGAAAACGCGAAAAAGGTCGCGGCGAGCGGCATGACCGAACTCATTATCCGCGTCCCCGTGATACCGACCTTTAACGCGACGGTCGGAGAGATTTCTTCCATCGCGGAATTTGCGGCGAAACTTCCCGGGGTGAAACGTCTGCATTTACTGCCGTATCACCGTTTGGGACAGGATAAATACGAAGGACTGGGAAGGGAATACGAACTCAAACATATTCTTCCGCCCGCAAACGAAACCATGCAGGAACTTCTGCGCGCGGCGCAGAGAGTATCGGGCCTGGATTGCCAGATCGGAGGTTGA
- a CDS encoding aldehyde dehydrogenase family protein, whose protein sequence is MLNEKAVQDIVKEVVAKLNLGAEVETGMGIFTDMNEAIAAAKKAQAILKRMSMDQREKIISNIRKKTLENAETLARMGVEETGMGNVGHKILKHRLVAEKTPGTEDIQTVAWSGDRGLTLIEMGPFGVIGAITPCTNPSETILCNSIGMIAGGNTVVFNPHPAAIKTSNFAVRMINEASLEAGGPENIACSLVKPTLQSSEIMMKHKDIPLIAATGGPGVVTAVLSSGKRGIGAGAGNPPALVDETADIRKAAEDIVNGCTFDNNLPCIAEKEVVAVDSVVEELMHYMLTEQGCYLASKEEQDKLVATVLTPKGLNRKCVGRSAKALLAMIGVDVPDSIRCIIFEGEKEHPLISEELMMPILGIVRAKDFDEAVEKAVWLEHGNRHSAHIHSKNVDNITKYAKAIDTAILVKNGPSYSAIGFGGEGFCTFTIASRTGEGLTSAATFTKRRRCVLCDSLCIR, encoded by the coding sequence ATGTTGAACGAAAAAGCAGTTCAGGACATTGTGAAAGAAGTCGTAGCCAAGTTGAACCTCGGCGCGGAAGTCGAAACGGGAATGGGAATATTCACGGATATGAACGAAGCGATCGCGGCGGCAAAAAAGGCGCAGGCGATTTTGAAGAGAATGTCCATGGACCAAAGAGAAAAAATCATTTCCAACATTCGCAAAAAGACGCTGGAAAATGCTGAAACGCTCGCCCGTATGGGCGTAGAAGAAACCGGCATGGGAAATGTCGGACATAAAATTCTCAAACACCGTCTCGTGGCGGAAAAAACACCCGGGACGGAAGATATTCAGACGGTGGCATGGTCGGGAGACAGGGGATTGACTCTCATCGAAATGGGGCCCTTCGGCGTGATCGGCGCGATCACTCCCTGCACCAACCCGAGCGAAACCATTTTGTGCAACAGTATCGGCATGATCGCGGGCGGCAACACGGTCGTATTCAACCCGCACCCCGCCGCCATCAAGACCTCCAACTTCGCGGTACGCATGATCAACGAGGCGTCGCTTGAGGCGGGCGGTCCCGAAAATATCGCCTGCTCTTTGGTGAAACCTACCTTGCAGAGCAGCGAGATCATGATGAAACATAAAGATATTCCCCTGATCGCCGCGACAGGCGGTCCCGGCGTTGTGACCGCGGTGCTCTCATCGGGCAAGCGCGGCATCGGCGCGGGCGCGGGCAATCCTCCCGCACTCGTGGACGAAACGGCGGATATCCGCAAAGCGGCGGAAGACATCGTCAACGGCTGTACGTTCGACAACAACCTTCCCTGCATCGCGGAAAAGGAAGTCGTCGCCGTAGATTCCGTCGTGGAAGAACTCATGCACTATATGCTCACCGAGCAGGGCTGCTATCTCGCGAGCAAGGAAGAGCAGGATAAACTCGTCGCGACCGTTTTGACGCCCAAGGGGCTCAACCGTAAGTGCGTGGGAAGGAGCGCCAAGGCGCTGCTCGCCATGATCGGCGTGGACGTTCCCGACAGTATCCGCTGTATCATCTTTGAGGGAGAGAAAGAGCACCCGCTCATTTCCGAAGAGTTGATGATGCCCATTTTAGGCATCGTCCGCGCCAAGGATTTCGACGAAGCGGTCGAAAAAGCGGTATGGCTGGAACACGGCAACCGCCATTCGGCGCATATTCATTCCAAAAACGTAGATAATATCACGAAGTACGCGAAGGCGATCGATACGGCGATCCTCGTCAAAAACGGGCCTTCCTATTCCGCGATCGGGTTCGGCGGCGAAGGGTTCTGCACCTTTACGATCGCGAGCCGTACGGGCGAAGGCCTGACGTCTGCGGCTACGTTCACGAAGCGCCGCAGATGCGTCTTGTGCGACAGCCTATGTATCCGATAA
- a CDS encoding class II aldolase/adducin family protein, producing the protein MVNEFEIKKEICDIGKRIYNRGMVAANDGNISVKLNDHEFLCTPTGVSKGFMTPEYICKVDENGQVIQANKGFKPSSEIKMHMRVYKERPDVQSVVHAHPMYATAFAIAGIPLTQPIMPEAVIALGCVPIAEYGTPSTEEIPNAVSKYLQYFDAVLLENHGALAYSDSLLNAYHKMESVEFYAQLLFLSRQLGGPKELSKAQVERLYEIRRQFGLKGKHPANVCLNAKDGKPSCHSCGGCANTEKSCAASDEDVVAAITKKVMKELGL; encoded by the coding sequence ATGGTAAACGAGTTCGAAATCAAAAAAGAGATTTGCGACATTGGCAAGCGTATCTACAACCGCGGCATGGTTGCTGCAAACGACGGTAATATTTCCGTTAAACTCAACGACCACGAATTTCTTTGCACCCCCACGGGCGTGAGCAAAGGTTTCATGACTCCCGAATACATCTGCAAAGTCGACGAAAACGGACAGGTCATTCAGGCGAATAAGGGATTCAAGCCTTCTTCCGAGATCAAAATGCATATGCGCGTTTACAAAGAGCGCCCCGACGTGCAATCGGTCGTGCACGCGCATCCCATGTATGCGACCGCTTTCGCGATCGCGGGCATTCCTTTGACGCAGCCCATCATGCCCGAAGCCGTCATCGCTCTGGGATGCGTTCCCATCGCGGAATACGGCACGCCTTCCACCGAGGAGATCCCCAACGCGGTTTCCAAATACCTGCAGTATTTCGACGCCGTCCTCTTGGAGAATCACGGCGCGCTCGCTTACTCCGACTCTCTTTTGAACGCTTATCATAAAATGGAATCCGTAGAATTCTACGCGCAGCTTCTTTTCCTTTCCAGACAACTCGGCGGCCCGAAGGAACTCTCCAAAGCGCAGGTCGAAAGACTGTATGAGATCCGCCGTCAGTTCGGCTTGAAGGGCAAGCACCCCGCCAACGTGTGCCTCAACGCGAAGGACGGCAAACCCAGTTGCCATTCGTGCGGCGGCTGTGCGAACACCGAAAAATCCTGTGCCGCTTCCGATGAGGACGTGGTTGCCGCGATCACCAAAAAGGTGATGAAGGAACTCGGCCTGTAA
- a CDS encoding EutP/PduV family microcompartment system protein — protein MRKILLIGRTGAGKTTLTQALKGEKLDYKKTQYINFQGALIDTPGEYIETKHLGYAIALYAYEADVVGLLMSSTEPFSLYPPNVTGMVNREVVGIVTKIDDPEGDPERAAAWLRLTGCEKIFYVSSVSGEGIAEIFDYLKEDGDVLPWETENKQ, from the coding sequence ATGCGCAAGATATTACTGATAGGACGCACGGGCGCGGGCAAGACCACGCTGACGCAGGCGCTGAAAGGGGAAAAACTCGACTATAAAAAAACGCAGTATATCAACTTTCAGGGCGCTCTCATCGATACGCCCGGCGAATATATCGAAACAAAGCATCTGGGCTACGCCATCGCCCTGTACGCCTACGAGGCGGACGTGGTGGGGCTGCTGATGTCGTCCACGGAACCCTTCTCGCTCTATCCGCCCAACGTGACGGGGATGGTCAACCGAGAAGTGGTGGGGATCGTGACCAAGATCGACGATCCCGAGGGCGATCCGGAACGCGCCGCCGCCTGGCTGAGGCTGACGGGCTGCGAAAAAATATTCTACGTTTCCTCCGTTTCGGGAGAGGGGATCGCCGAAATTTTCGACTATTTGAAGGAAGATGGCGACGTTCTTCCCTGGGAAACCGAAAATAAACAGTAA
- a CDS encoding zinc-dependent alcohol dehydrogenase, whose amino-acid sequence MDEKQLADIVRKVLEDMTGGAAKSAPAAAKPSTASAGIPKTARVAMLVEKEKYEIKEYPLPAVGDDDILVKVEGCGICGTDAHEFKRDPFNLIPVVLGHEGTGEIVKMGKNVKKDSAGKDLHIGDKVVSCMIFKDNPDITMFDLNKQNVGGADVYGLLPDDDIHFNGWFADYILIRGGSTVFNVSDLDLYSRILIEPCAVLIHAVERAKTTGILRFNSRVVVQGCGPIGLICIAVLRTMGVENITAVDGEQKRLDFAKEMGANKSVNFKDHKGIENLAKAVEESFGGHPADFAFQCTGSPVAHSNIYKFIRNGGGLCELGFFINGGDATINPHFDICAKEITTVGSWVYTLRDYATTFDFLKRANGIGLPMSKLITHTYPLEEINEGHRTNLKMEGLKIAIINK is encoded by the coding sequence ATGGACGAAAAACAGTTGGCTGACATTGTCAGAAAAGTTCTGGAAGATATGACGGGCGGCGCGGCGAAATCCGCTCCCGCCGCAGCAAAGCCGAGCACGGCGTCCGCGGGTATTCCCAAGACAGCGCGCGTTGCCATGCTCGTCGAAAAAGAAAAATACGAGATCAAAGAATATCCGCTTCCCGCCGTCGGCGACGACGATATCCTCGTAAAAGTGGAAGGGTGCGGCATCTGCGGGACGGACGCGCACGAATTCAAGCGCGACCCGTTCAATCTCATTCCAGTCGTTCTCGGTCACGAGGGTACGGGCGAGATCGTCAAAATGGGCAAAAACGTCAAGAAGGACAGCGCGGGCAAAGATTTACATATCGGCGACAAAGTCGTGTCCTGCATGATCTTCAAAGACAATCCCGATATTACCATGTTCGATCTGAATAAGCAAAACGTGGGCGGCGCGGACGTGTACGGACTGCTCCCCGACGACGATATTCATTTCAACGGCTGGTTTGCCGATTACATTCTGATCCGCGGCGGCAGCACGGTATTCAACGTGAGCGATCTGGATCTGTATTCGAGAATCCTCATCGAGCCTTGCGCCGTTCTCATCCATGCGGTGGAACGCGCCAAGACGACGGGTATCCTGCGTTTCAACAGCCGCGTCGTCGTGCAGGGCTGCGGCCCGATCGGGCTGATCTGTATTGCGGTGCTGCGCACCATGGGCGTGGAGAATATCACCGCGGTGGACGGAGAACAGAAGCGCCTCGATTTCGCCAAAGAAATGGGCGCGAACAAATCCGTCAATTTCAAAGATCATAAGGGGATCGAAAACCTCGCGAAAGCGGTGGAAGAGAGTTTCGGCGGACATCCCGCGGATTTCGCTTTCCAATGCACGGGTTCGCCCGTCGCGCATTCCAATATCTATAAGTTCATCCGCAACGGCGGAGGCCTGTGCGAGTTGGGATTCTTCATCAACGGCGGCGACGCGACCATCAATCCCCATTTCGATATCTGCGCCAAAGAGATCACGACGGTCGGTTCCTGGGTCTATACCCTGCGCGACTACGCGACCACTTTCGATTTCTTGAAACGCGCCAACGGCATCGGACTTCCGATGTCCAAACTGATCACGCATACGTACCCGCTCGAAGAGATCAACGAAGGGCACAGAACAAACCTGAAAATGGAAGGTTTGAAGATCGCGATCATCAACAAATAA
- a CDS encoding BMC domain-containing protein, producing MAKEALGMIETRGLTAAIEAADAMVKAAEVTLIGTEKIGSGLVSVMVRGDVGAVNAAVQAGAANAAKLGELVATHVIPRPHQDVEKILPKL from the coding sequence ATGGCTAAGGAAGCATTGGGCATGATTGAAACCAGAGGCTTGACGGCGGCGATCGAAGCGGCGGATGCAATGGTAAAAGCAGCGGAGGTCACCTTGATCGGCACCGAGAAGATCGGCAGTGGATTGGTCAGCGTGATGGTCAGAGGCGACGTAGGCGCCGTCAATGCGGCCGTGCAGGCGGGCGCTGCGAACGCCGCGAAACTCGGCGAGTTGGTAGCGACCCACGTAATTCCCCGTCCCCATCAGGACGTAGAAAAGATCCTTCCCAAACTTTAA
- a CDS encoding BMC domain-containing protein → MLNDKSGKLRIVQELVPGKQITIAHVIANPDKVLYQKLGLNPAIDYSKSAIGIVTVSPAETAIILGDISIKAAGIELGFVDRFSGTLIVTGTVSEVEAALSALMDYAENILGFTCCKITKT, encoded by the coding sequence ATGTTAAACGACAAGAGCGGAAAACTGCGCATCGTACAGGAACTTGTTCCCGGCAAACAGATCACCATCGCGCACGTCATCGCCAATCCCGATAAAGTGCTGTATCAGAAACTCGGGCTCAACCCCGCCATCGATTACAGTAAATCCGCGATCGGTATCGTGACGGTCAGCCCTGCGGAAACGGCGATCATACTGGGAGATATCTCCATCAAAGCCGCGGGCATCGAACTCGGGTTCGTAGACCGTTTCAGCGGCACGCTCATCGTGACGGGTACCGTTTCCGAAGTCGAGGCGGCGCTCTCCGCGCTCATGGATTACGCCGAAAATATTCTGGGCTTTACCTGCTGCAAAATAACAAAGACGTAA
- a CDS encoding GlcG/HbpS family heme-binding protein, with the protein MNEKEIAAAVEKIVRSSLAEPQKEEHVCRCGSHKMTLEKAKKLAEAVRERAREMGVKAVVAVADKGGNPVLVESMDDAYLASWDVALQKSYTVVALKMSTQKLAALAAPGGSLYGIQFTNQGKIVIFGGGEPLEIDGKIVGGLGVSGGSAEQDTALAAFGRDKFKEISEC; encoded by the coding sequence ATGAATGAAAAAGAGATAGCCGCGGCGGTCGAAAAGATCGTCCGCTCGTCTCTTGCCGAACCGCAAAAAGAAGAGCACGTCTGCCGCTGCGGCAGTCACAAGATGACGCTGGAAAAGGCGAAAAAACTTGCCGAGGCCGTCCGTGAGCGCGCGCGCGAAATGGGCGTCAAGGCGGTCGTCGCCGTGGCGGACAAAGGCGGGAACCCCGTCCTCGTCGAGTCCATGGACGACGCGTATCTCGCCAGTTGGGATGTCGCTCTTCAAAAATCGTACACGGTCGTCGCTCTGAAAATGTCCACGCAAAAACTGGCGGCGCTTGCGGCGCCGGGCGGTTCTTTGTACGGCATACAGTTTACGAATCAGGGCAAAATCGTCATTTTCGGGGGCGGAGAACCTCTGGAGATCGACGGTAAGATCGTCGGCGGTTTGGGCGTCAGCGGCGGATCCGCAGAACAGGACACCGCGCTCGCCGCATTCGGCAGAGATAAATTTAAGGAGATTTCGGAATGTTGA
- a CDS encoding glycyl radical protein, with product MAKYYSETIAMRDRIARLKDDLFKKMPEIESARARLITESYRMTEGEPMITRRAKAFLHILQNIPIIIRDEELVVGSTTLAPRGCQTYPEFSYEWLEAEFDTVATRSADPFYISEDAKREIAEADKYWKGKTTSELATSYMSPEAIRAIDHNIFTPGNYFYNGVGHVTVHYDWILAVGFKGIAAKAKKALEEADFGDADYAKRSHFLNAVILSCEAAIIYAERYSDLARKMAEKETDAERKRELLQISENCANVPANGARSFWEACQAFWFVQQLLQIESSGHSISPGRFDQYMYPYYKADLEKGAITREFAQELIDCIWVKLNDLNKCRDAASAEGFAGYSLFQNLIVGGQNAEGLDVTNDLSFMCISASMHVMLPQPSLSIRVWNGSPHDLLIHAATLTRTGVGLPAYYNDEVVIPSLMSRGLTLQDAREYNIIGCVEPQKAGKTEGWHDAAFFNMCRPLELVFSDGMENGELVGIHTGDVAQMTTFEEFYDAYKKQMNYAISLLVNADNAIDVAHAERCPLPFLSGMIEDCIGRGKTVQEGGAIYNFTGPQGFGIANMADSLYVIKKLVFEEKKLTLAQFREALAENYGKGLPASKTAQVVAETVKELRAAGKQVSPEEIAAAVAQLTKPTDKYDKLLEMIEEVPKFGNDIEEVDAFARDVAYTYTRPLETFKNPRGGMFQAGLYPVSANVPLGAQTGATPDGRLAGRPVADGVSPSAGKDVHGPTAAANSVSRLDHYIASNGTLFNQKFHPSALSGRAGLENFVALIRSYFDQKGSHMQFNVVSRETLLDAQKYPEKYKHLVVRVAGYSALFTTLSRSLQDDIINRTEQGL from the coding sequence ATGGCTAAGTATTATTCTGAAACGATAGCGATGAGAGACCGAATCGCGAGGCTGAAAGACGATCTCTTCAAAAAAATGCCCGAAATCGAATCCGCGCGAGCGCGTCTGATCACCGAATCCTATCGAATGACAGAGGGCGAACCGATGATCACCCGGCGTGCGAAGGCGTTTTTGCATATCTTGCAAAACATTCCCATCATCATCCGCGACGAGGAACTGGTCGTGGGCAGTACGACGCTGGCGCCGCGCGGGTGTCAGACCTATCCCGAGTTTTCCTATGAATGGCTGGAAGCGGAATTCGACACGGTAGCGACGCGTTCCGCCGACCCTTTCTATATTTCCGAAGACGCAAAACGCGAGATCGCGGAGGCGGACAAGTACTGGAAGGGCAAGACGACGAGCGAACTTGCCACTTCCTATATGTCGCCCGAGGCGATACGAGCCATCGACCACAATATCTTCACGCCCGGAAACTATTTCTATAACGGCGTGGGGCACGTGACCGTACATTACGACTGGATCCTCGCGGTCGGTTTTAAGGGGATCGCCGCGAAAGCGAAAAAGGCTTTGGAAGAGGCCGACTTCGGCGACGCCGATTATGCAAAGCGTTCGCACTTTTTAAACGCGGTCATCCTGAGTTGCGAGGCTGCGATCATCTATGCCGAGCGTTACAGCGATCTCGCAAGGAAAATGGCGGAAAAGGAAACGGACGCCGAGCGCAAGCGCGAACTTTTGCAGATTTCCGAAAACTGCGCGAACGTTCCCGCGAACGGCGCGAGATCGTTCTGGGAAGCGTGTCAGGCATTCTGGTTCGTACAGCAACTTTTGCAGATCGAATCGAGCGGTCATTCCATTTCGCCGGGAAGATTCGACCAATATATGTATCCATATTATAAAGCAGATCTCGAAAAGGGTGCGATCACGCGCGAATTCGCGCAGGAACTCATCGACTGTATATGGGTCAAACTCAACGATCTGAATAAATGCCGCGACGCCGCGAGCGCGGAAGGCTTTGCCGGGTACAGCCTGTTCCAGAACCTCATCGTGGGCGGACAGAATGCCGAAGGACTGGACGTCACAAACGATCTGTCTTTTATGTGCATCAGCGCGTCCATGCACGTGATGCTGCCGCAGCCGTCGCTCTCCATCCGCGTGTGGAACGGAAGCCCGCACGATCTGCTCATTCATGCGGCGACGCTTACCCGTACGGGCGTGGGACTTCCCGCGTACTATAACGACGAAGTCGTCATCCCTTCGCTGATGAGCCGCGGTCTGACTTTGCAGGACGCGCGCGAGTACAATATCATCGGCTGCGTCGAACCGCAGAAAGCGGGCAAGACGGAAGGTTGGCACGACGCGGCGTTTTTCAATATGTGCCGACCGCTTGAACTCGTGTTCTCCGACGGCATGGAGAACGGTGAACTCGTCGGTATACATACGGGCGACGTGGCGCAGATGACTACTTTCGAAGAATTCTACGACGCCTACAAAAAACAGATGAATTACGCGATCTCGCTGCTTGTCAACGCAGACAACGCCATCGACGTGGCGCACGCGGAGCGCTGCCCGCTGCCTTTCCTTTCGGGCATGATCGAGGATTGTATCGGGCGCGGCAAGACGGTGCAGGAAGGCGGCGCGATCTATAACTTTACGGGGCCGCAGGGCTTCGGCATCGCCAACATGGCGGACTCTCTGTACGTCATCAAAAAATTGGTGTTCGAGGAAAAGAAACTCACTCTCGCCCAGTTCCGCGAGGCGCTCGCCGAGAATTACGGCAAGGGACTGCCTGCCTCGAAGACGGCGCAGGTCGTTGCGGAAACGGTCAAAGAACTGCGCGCGGCGGGAAAACAGGTTTCTCCCGAAGAGATCGCCGCGGCGGTCGCTCAGTTGACGAAACCTACCGACAAATACGATAAACTTTTGGAAATGATCGAGGAAGTGCCGAAGTTCGGCAACGATATCGAGGAAGTGGACGCGTTCGCACGCGACGTGGCGTACACTTACACCCGCCCGCTGGAAACTTTCAAAAACCCGCGCGGCGGTATGTTCCAGGCGGGGCTGTACCCCGTTTCGGCAAACGTACCGCTCGGCGCGCAAACGGGCGCGACGCCCGACGGCAGGCTCGCGGGAAGACCCGTGGCGGACGGCGTTTCTCCCTCTGCGGGAAAGGACGTGCACGGTCCGACCGCGGCGGCGAATTCCGTTTCCAGGCTCGACCATTATATCGCGTCCAACGGCACGCTGTTCAATCAGAAGTTCCATCCGTCCGCTTTGAGCGGACGCGCGGGACTGGAAAATTTCGTGGCACTCATTCGCTCCTATTTCGATCAGAAAGGCAGCCATATGCAGTTCAACGTCGTTTCGCGCGAAACTTTGCTGGACGCGCAGAAGTATCCCGAAAAATACAAGCACCTCGTCGTGCGTGTCGCGGGATACAGCGCCCTCTTTACCACGCTGTCGCGCAGTTTGCAGGACGACATCATCAACCGTACCGAACAGGGATTGTAA